In Deltaproteobacteria bacterium, the following proteins share a genomic window:
- a CDS encoding zf-HC2 domain-containing protein: MEPRKNPPTTSCAALEEELVLLHYGDLGGADKDRLTAHVAQCSGCAGYLKELASLLPLTLKSDAPPPEFWLDYQRELRHKIDDASATNGLRRWFTALLQPRYLPAFASVALVVLALTFTLGKNHWSGKNISDDELAETLPVAENLEFFSAMDVLDDLDLLDLLGSQSNNAA; the protein is encoded by the coding sequence ATGGAACCGCGAAAAAACCCACCGACCACGTCCTGCGCAGCTTTAGAAGAAGAGTTAGTCCTGCTGCACTACGGCGATCTCGGCGGCGCTGACAAAGATCGCCTCACGGCCCATGTCGCACAGTGCAGCGGTTGCGCCGGCTATCTCAAAGAGCTCGCGAGCCTATTGCCGTTGACGCTAAAGAGCGATGCGCCGCCGCCAGAATTTTGGCTCGACTATCAACGCGAGCTGCGCCACAAGATCGACGATGCCAGCGCGACCAACGGGCTCCGGCGCTGGTTCACCGCCTTGCTGCAACCGCGCTATCTGCCGGCCTTCGCCAGCGTCGCGCTGGTCGTTTTGGCTCTAACGTTTACCCTCGGGAAAAACCATTGGAGCGGTAAGAATATCAGCGACGACGAACTAGCGGAAACCTTGCCGGTGGCGGAAAATCTGGAATTTTTCAGCGCCATGGATGTGCTCGACGATTTGGATTTGCTCGACCTGCTGGGCAGCCAAAGTAATAACGCGGCGTAA